The sequence GTCGCCGTTACAATCGCTCCATGAACGGAATTTTTCAATAATCCAACCAGCCAAACCAACTGGTGAGTCGGAAAGTCCGTAGGAAATGGTTTGAGGTTTTGTGGATTGAATCGACATATAGGCTCCCTCATTGGAAATCCATTCCTGCGCATTTCTTTTGTACTGCAGCTCTTCTTCCGAAAGATCCTCTTGTTCTTTCGTATATACGAGACTTCTGATTATTCCGATGTCTGTCAGGTGAATACCGTATAGAAGCTCCGGATGGTTTAAGGCTAAATATCTCGTAACACCAGATCCCATATCTCCGCCTGCAGCAGCAAACTTTTCATAGCCGAGTTTTTCGGTCATTAGTTTAGACCAAAGCTCAGAAACCCGACAATTGTTCACACCGCCATGCTCAGGGCGACTGGAAAAACCAAATCCAGGTATGGAAGGGACGATTACATCGAAAGAGTCTTCCGGGTCACCGCCGTGACGAGCCGGATCAGTGAGAAGAGGGATAATCTTCCGGTAACGCAAATAACTGTCAGGCCAGCCGTGAGTAAGAATAATTGGCAAAGGGCACGGCCCCTTACCGCGTTCGTGAATGAAGTGCACATTGATACCATCGATATCACTTTGAAACTGAGAAAAGCGGTTTAATTCGGCTTCCTGTGCGCGCCAATCATACTGATCCCGCCAATACGTAATCAGAGATTTTAAGTAACCAATTTCAGTCCCTCGTTCCCAGCTGGTGTTTACAAATTGGTCTGGCCAGCGAACATGCTCCAGCCTGTATTTTAGGTCATCTAATGTTTCATTGGATATTTGGATATGAAAACGTTCAATGTCCATTATTTTTCTCCCTTCATTTATAGGTTCATGCAAATGTTTTACCATAATTTGATGAAAAATTAATTATATTTAAAGTGTACCATTTTAAAAATATGATACAATGAGAGAAATGTAGTTTCTAACTATACTATCTGCAGAGAGGGGGTAGACTGCTATGCCTCAATTTGACCGTCATAAAAACCGGACAGTAAAGATTGAATTTGTTACTGCCGAGGACTTTAAAACTCTTCCATATAAGGAGCGTTTTACAATTATTTTTATTACGGATGGAAGTATCACAGGGATATTGAATGACCGCCCAATGAAAATATCTGCACCAGGTGTTTTGTGTTTGTCGAAAGAAGATACAATAAAAATATCTGACAGTAACAAAGTATCAGCACAATCCTTCAGCTTTCATACGGATTTTTTAAACAGTACACGAATTTCTGAAAAGTTGGACAACGTTTCAACTAATTTAAGAATACAAACCGGTCTTTCACTTTTTCGCCGAGATCATACACAAACCGGGGTACCCCTTGTAACCGCTAAAGCATATCCGCAGTTATTTGAGTGGTTTTTTGTGCTTGGAACAGAAGTGTCTGCCCAAAGCGATGCACTTTGGGTATGCAGAATAAAAAAATACCTTATACAAATATTGGGTTTGCTTGAAAATCTAAGCCACCAGGCGGAACAATCACCAGTTGATGTAGTACTAGAATATATATACACGAATTATTCAAATAAAATTATATTGGAGGACTTAACCAGCTGTGCACACTTAAACCGGGTATCTTTAAATGAACTGTTTAAAGAAAGATGCGGTTGTACAGCAATGGGCTATTTGCAGTTGTACCGAATGCAGGTAGCAGGGGATCTTCTGATCCACACAGACATGAGTCTCAATGAAATTGCACGTTCAACAGGATTTGAATATGACACTTACTTTATAAAACAATTTACAGCTAAAAGAGGGCTATCCCCTACATCATATCGGAATTTTTGCCGTGAGCATGCCGCATCTTTATAAGAGGATTGCTCTCATATTCAATGCTTCTTTTTCAGTTCAGGATAAAAATTCTTCCGCATAAAAGTCCACTGACATGTTCCGACAAAAAATCCTTTTAAGGGGCTTTTTATCTTTTTTATTTCTTTAAATCCTAACATGGAATAAAGGTTTTTTGCAGAATTATCTTCAGCAACCGCTAATGACCAAGTAGCATGG is a genomic window of Lacrimispora sphenoides containing:
- a CDS encoding epoxide hydrolase family protein encodes the protein MDIERFHIQISNETLDDLKYRLEHVRWPDQFVNTSWERGTEIGYLKSLITYWRDQYDWRAQEAELNRFSQFQSDIDGINVHFIHERGKGPCPLPIILTHGWPDSYLRYRKIIPLLTDPARHGGDPEDSFDVIVPSIPGFGFSSRPEHGGVNNCRVSELWSKLMTEKLGYEKFAAAGGDMGSGVTRYLALNHPELLYGIHLTDIGIIRSLVYTKEQEDLSEEELQYKRNAQEWISNEGAYMSIQSTKPQTISYGLSDSPVGLAGWIIEKFRSWSDCNGDLRQRFSEDELLTNIMIYWVTNTIGSSANMYYENVHSLPLMGRIEVPTGIALFPADVLLPPKKWAEQNLNITRWTSMPRGGHFTAMEEPEVMADDIRAFFRPFRTKNTTK
- a CDS encoding AraC family transcriptional regulator, whose protein sequence is MPQFDRHKNRTVKIEFVTAEDFKTLPYKERFTIIFITDGSITGILNDRPMKISAPGVLCLSKEDTIKISDSNKVSAQSFSFHTDFLNSTRISEKLDNVSTNLRIQTGLSLFRRDHTQTGVPLVTAKAYPQLFEWFFVLGTEVSAQSDALWVCRIKKYLIQILGLLENLSHQAEQSPVDVVLEYIYTNYSNKIILEDLTSCAHLNRVSLNELFKERCGCTAMGYLQLYRMQVAGDLLIHTDMSLNEIARSTGFEYDTYFIKQFTAKRGLSPTSYRNFCREHAASL